From Luteolibacter arcticus, one genomic window encodes:
- a CDS encoding sigma-70 family RNA polymerase sigma factor, with protein MSCPAPELFSTPPGDDAAWIAGEIAALRPGLLGYVASLLPQARGEAEDVVQATCVVLWEKREGFQQGTDFKAWAFRTAYFQAMAVRRDLSRSKVAVFSDETLQRLAAPAEEAASGIDTRVTALRLCVSDLPSADQRLLALKYLRRESLADHARELGMPSGRLQKTLSRLRLALKHCIEKRLKYS; from the coding sequence TTGTCCTGTCCTGCTCCAGAGCTGTTTTCGACTCCGCCCGGTGATGATGCCGCCTGGATCGCGGGGGAAATCGCGGCCCTGAGACCCGGGCTGCTGGGCTATGTGGCCTCCTTGCTGCCGCAGGCCCGGGGCGAGGCCGAGGATGTGGTGCAGGCGACGTGCGTGGTCCTGTGGGAAAAGCGCGAGGGCTTCCAGCAAGGTACCGATTTCAAAGCCTGGGCTTTCCGCACCGCTTACTTCCAAGCCATGGCGGTGCGCCGTGACCTGAGCCGCAGCAAGGTGGCCGTGTTCTCCGATGAAACGCTGCAACGCCTCGCCGCACCGGCGGAGGAAGCGGCATCGGGGATCGATACGCGGGTCACGGCGCTGCGCCTCTGTGTGTCGGACCTGCCATCGGCCGACCAACGCCTGCTCGCGCTGAAATACCTCCGCCGCGAGTCGCTGGCAGATCACGCTCGCGAGCTGGGGATGCCGTCCGGCCGCCTGCAGAAGACGCTGTCCCGCCTGCGGTTGGCCCTGAAGCACTGCATTGAAAAACGCCTCAAGTATTCGTGA